In Colletotrichum destructivum chromosome 1, complete sequence, the sequence GCAACTTCAATTTGATCTGGGGAATTTCAAGAAGTTCTTTGTATTGAGAATTTTTCAAAGGTATCATTGGTTCATATAATTGTCTCTCCGCCCGCATCTCCGGCTGCTGTCtgcccgtcgtcctcgtcctcgtcctcgtccaaATCGTGGATCGGGTATGacaggatggcggcgatgctgcCTAGCATGTCGAGTCTCTGGCCGCTTTCGTGATCGCTGCTAAGGATTCTGACTTCGCCACCGTCTGCCCTTACCTTGTCCACCAGCGCCACGTACTTTTTCCTCGTCGGGATGTCAGAGCTGCGGAACAAGGAGTTGTTCATGAtcaggacgccgccgccggggccgatGGCACCctcgttgacggccttggccacAGCTGAGGCTCCGTACCACGCCCGTCCGTCTTCTAGTCGTAGCCTGTCAAAAAACTGATCCATCAACTTGGTCTCCTTTGTAAACTTGAAGTCCTTCAGCTTGGTGCCCATCTCCGGGCTCTTCAAGACCTCGTTTAGACTGTGTACATGGCCCGAATTTGTATGGATAACGATAGCCTCCTTGGCGATCCCTGACAGCTTTTTGTCCGACTTGTCTCTTCCCTCGTCCGCAATATACTTTTTGAAATCGGCCGCGACAAATCCCGGACTCGCTAGCAGGAGCGGCCTCGGCGTGTCAAAGTTGACGGTTCGGAGAAGGGCGGTCAGGGTCTTGTCGTAGAAGCGCCTCATTCCCTGGGATGTTTCGGAGGCGGCGCTTCGCTTCTTGGGGATGACGCTCTCGACGCGCTGCTTGATGACAGTGCGAAACTGGCTGATGAGGCAAATGTTGGCGATGCCCTCCTGCATGACaacggcggccatggcgccgtccttgtcgtccGACAGACTCTCGGACAGTGTATCCTTGGCGACCGAATCCCAGCCCTCTGGTTTGCTTATCGTGAAGGGGCGCGAGACCTCGAGATCGAGAGTGTGGTATTGGCCGAGGCTGACGTAGGCATTCTCGGATTTGACGGTGCCGCTGACCTGAAGTTGGCCAACGATGGGGTCGAAGAAGGTGCTCTTGACTTGGATCGCAAGGACGGTGTGGACTCGCTCGGAAATGGTGCTGCCGGTCTTGGTCTCTTGTACGACTTTCCGCACGGCATGCGCcatgacgaggtcgccggggcTGATGAGGTTGTAGGCATGCCACTGTCCGCGGCGTGGTTAGCTGAGGCTCTACCCATCTGCATATCACAGGTTGCGCGAAGGCGAGGAAGTGGATGGAGAGGCCAATGAGACGAGATTTGCGACTGGCTTACCATGTCCTCTGAGTCCTCAGGTAGGAGAGTAACGGCATCTTCGCCAATGTCGGTCGACGCCTTGGTTGGAACGAGCTTCATGATTGATCGGTGATGCTATGTGTGCATGCTACGTCGTAGTTGTGCAGATTTGTAAAAGACACCGAATGCGAGTAAACCTCCGAAGGAAAGTTTAAAATAAAAGATTGCGAAGCAGCGCTCGTTGGGTTGTTGAAAATATCTCGACGCAGATTGGAAGATGCCCGCCGGTGGACTGGGGGTGTGGTGGGCATGTGTGTGACGCTGCCATTCTCTATTCACCCACTAGCAGGTTTAGCAGTCACCTTAAGGGGAGTCACGGCGTTGTGTCTCCGCAAGGTGACGCCAAAATTATCTCCGACACAAAGTTCATAGGTACCTTATCGTTATCAGAATCCTGGGCCACTACGATAACGCCCGCGTCGCATTCTCCAAGACCATGATGTCCTAGACTCCTACCTAGGTGTGCACTGAGAGTGGTGAACGAGATGATTTTGTTGCTTTTGCTACCTCGGCAACTGTTGCTCGCTAATATTGGACAATTACCTGTAAACAGTTCTCGTACGCAACAGGGCGGCTCAAGCTtcgaccagcagcagctggccagcaacagcagtGTGTTTGTCGTGTGGCCTGGGCAAGAGGTTCCAAGCGAGGAACACTGATAGAGGGGACCTGGATTGGCTTTTCTCTTTGCCCATTCATGATCCATGATCCCAGCCGTCCGGAAGATAATCTTTCTGTTTGCCAGGGTGCTGGGGCGACTCGGTGACCTGGGGGCTGAAGTTGCGCGATACCGTCTCACCCAGACACTGACAGACAACGGACGAATCCCTGACGCCTCAGGAAATGTCAGAGCTAGAACTGACGGGGCATAGGACCCATCTCAAGTCATTTGTATTTCCAACCTTCGGCCTGATCAGTAATGACCTAAACATCTGTTGTCATTGGATCATGGGTGCAAGTGCTACGGCTGGTGGATGGGCGCTCTTCGCCCGACCCAAACCTTGAAGGTTGAGTgagggagtgagagagtgtgaATGAGTTCTGGGCACAGTCGGGCGGTGATCGACGTCATGGGTCATCAT encodes:
- a CDS encoding Putative ribosomal protein eL30-like superfamily; translation: MKLVPTKASTDIGEDAVTLLPEDSEDMWHAYNLISPGDLVMAHAVRKVVQETKTGSTISERVHTVLAIQVKSTFFDPIVGQLQVSGTVKSENAYVSLGQYHTLDLEVSRPFTISKPEGWDSVAKDTLSESLSDDKDGAMAAVVMQEGIANICLISQFRTVIKQRVESVIPKKRSAASETSQGMRRFYDKTLTALLRTVNFDTPRPLLLASPGFVAADFKKYIADEGRDKSDKKLSGIAKEAIVIHTNSGHVHSLNEVLKSPEMGTKLKDFKFTKETKLMDQFFDRLRLEDGRAWYGASAVAKAVNEGAIGPGGGVLIMNNSLFRSSDIPTRKKYVALVDKVRADGGEVRILSSDHESGQRLDMLGSIAAILSYPIHDLDEDEDEDDGQTAAGDAGGETII